Proteins from a single region of Centropristis striata isolate RG_2023a ecotype Rhode Island chromosome 9, C.striata_1.0, whole genome shotgun sequence:
- the LOC131977222 gene encoding cytochrome P450 2J6-like, translated as MDSIFSVFGPYINWDVTSLLLFTLVFILTADYLKNRRPNTYPPGPRMLPIVGNIFTVDHKRLHESMTQLAGRYGDVYSLRMGQTWMVVLNRFEVLKEALVTQGDSLVDRPLRALDQDVVHGQGVINSNGNIWKQQRRFALSTLRYFGFGKKSLEPVILDEFTFCAKDFKSYKGKPLNPHLIMSNAVSNIICSLVFGHRFDYGDESFLKLMRLFSEALEIEGSIWAQLYNAFPLLMRRLPGPHQTFLHTWKDVKDFIRVELKEHKQNWDSSDQRDYIDCYLNEINTSKRQADNTFDEENLIMCVLDLFVAGSETTSTTLRWAFLYMAKYPEIQEKVQAEIDRVIGQSRQPSMEDRANLPYTDAVIHEIQRMGNIVPLSLPHITNRDIQLGGYTIPKGVTIIPNLTSVLFDKTEWETPDTFNPGHFLNKEGKFVKRAAFIPFSAGKRLCLGESLAKMELFLFFTSFMQHFTFSMPAGVKPVMDFNFGTTLAPCQYEICATSRQE; from the exons ATGGATTcaatcttttctgtttttggacCCTATATTAACTGGGATGTCACAAGTCTGTTGCTCTTCACTTTAGTTTTCATCCTCACTGCAGATTATCTTAAGAACCGACGGCCGAACACCTACCCTCCTGGACCCCGGATGCTTCCTATTGTGGGCAACATATTCACTGTGGATCACAAAAGGCTCCATGAGAGTATGACACAG TTAGCAGGAAGATATGGAGACGTGTACAGCCTGCGAATGGGTCAGACATGGATGGTGGTGTTAAACCGGTTTGAGGTTCTCAAAGAAGCTCTGGTAACTCAGGGAGACAGCCTGGTGGACCGTCCACTAAGAGCTCTGGATCAGGATGTAGTGCATGGACAAG GTGTTATAAACAGTAATGGGAACATATGGAAGCAGCAGAGACGTTTTGCACTTTCAACTCtcagatattttggatttggcaAGAAGTCTCTTGAACCTGTCATCTTGGATGAATTTACATTTTGTGCAAAAGACTTCAAAAGCTATAAAG GTAAGCCACTGAATCCACACCTCATCATGAGCAACGCTGTCTCCAACATTATCTGCTCCCTGGTTTTTGGTCATCGCTTTGATTATGGTGATGAGTCATTCCTGAAACTGATGAGGTTGTTTAGTGAAGCACTCGAAATTGAAGGATCCATTTGGGCACAG CTTTACAACGCATTCCCTCTGCTGATGAGACGTCTGCCAGGACCACATCAGACATTCCTGCACACCTGGAAAGATGTAAAGGACTTCATACGAGTTGAGCTCAAGGAGCACAAACAGAACTGGGATTCCTCAGACCAGAGAGACTACATCGACTGCTACCTGAATGAGATTAACACG agtAAGAGGCAGGCTGACAACACTTTTGATGAAGAAAACCTGATTATGTGTGTCTTGGATCTGTTTGTGGCTGGCTCTGAGACCACATCCACCACCCTGCGCTGGGCTTTCCTCTACATGGCAAAGTACCCCGAGATCCAGG AAAAGGTCCAGGCTGAGATAGACAGAGTGATTGGACAGTCCAGACAGCCGTCCATGGAAGATCGTGCAAACCTGCCCTACACTGATGCTGTTATACATGAGATCCAGAGGATGGGCAACATAGTTCCCCTCAGCCTGCCTCATATTACCAACAGGGACATCCAGCTGGGAGGCTACACCATCCCAAAG GGAGTTACAATAATCCCCAATCTGACCTCGGTGCTGTTTGACAAGACTGAGTGGGAGACGCCCGACACCTTTAACCCAGGACACTTTCTGAACAAGGAGGGCAAGTTTGTGAAGCGAGCTGCTTTCATCCCGTTCTCTGCTG gtaaGCGATTGTGTCTCGGTGAGAGCCTGGCCAAGATGGAGCTTTTCCTCTTCTTCACCTCCTTCATGCAGCACTTCACCTTCTCCATGCCTGCTGGAGTGAAGCCTGTCATGGATTTCAACTTTGGCACCACTTTGGCACCATGTCAATATGAAATATGTGCAACCTCACGCCAAGAGTAG
- the LOC131977234 gene encoding cytochrome b-c1 complex subunit 6, mitochondrial has product MVFEDKMIMNGEPEDEEEEEEEEEEDMVDPLETMRQKCEETEHCVHTRERLESCETRVGSRSSTLEDCTEELFDFLHARDHCVSHKLFHSVK; this is encoded by the exons ATGGTTTTCGAGGACAAGATGATCATGAACGGCGAGCCCGAGGAT gaggaagaggaggaggaggaggaagaggaagatatGGTG GATCCTCTTGAAACGATGCGACAGAAGTGTGAAGAGACGGAGCACTGCGTTCACACTCGGGAGCGCCTGGAGAGTTGTGAGACCAGAGTTGGCTCCCGGTCTTCAACGTTGGAGGATTGTACTGAGGAGCTGTTTGACTTCTTGCATGCTCGGGACCACTGT GTGTCACACAAACTGTTCCATTCGGTCAAATGA
- the LOC131977229 gene encoding cytochrome P450 2J2-like: MDSIFSVFGPFINWDVRSLLLFTVVFILAADYFKNRRLNTFPPGPWMFPIVGNIFTVDHKRLHESMTQLTGQYGDVYSMRMGQTWIVVLNRFEVLKEALVEQGDSVSERPNLPMVLDITRGRGISFSTTWKQQRRFALSTLKMFGFGKKSLEPIILDEFTYCAKYFNSYKGKPFDPHLLLSNTVSNVICSLVFGHRFEYENEKFQTLMKWFGEGIEIQTSIWGELYNAFPLLMRRLPGPHQRFVHIWTSVMEFVRAEMKKHKQNWDPSDLRDYIDCYLNEIHTNKGQANNTFDEENLITCVLDLFGAGSETTGTTLRWAFLYMAKYPEIQEKVQAEIDRVIGQSRQPSMDDRANLPYTDAVIHEIQRIGNIVPLSLPHITTRGLHLKGYTIPKGVTIIPNLTSVLFDKTEWETPDTFNPGHFLNKEGKFVKRAAFIPFSAGKRMCPGENLAKMELFLFFTSFMQHFTFSMPAGVKPVMDYRSGVTRAPLQYEICATPR, encoded by the exons ATGGATTcaatcttttctgtttttggacCCTTTATTAACTGGGATGTCAGAAGTCTGCTGCTCTTCACTGTAGTTTTCATCCTCGCTGCAGATTATTTTAAGAACCGCCGGCTGAACACCTTCCCTCCTGGACCCTGGATGTTTCCTATTGTGGGCAACATATTCACTGTGGATCACAAAAGGCTCCATGAGAGCATGACACAG TTAACAGGACAATATGGAGATGTGTACAGCATGCGAATGGGCCAGACATGGATTGTGGTGTTAAACCGGTTTGAGGTTCTGAAGGAAGCTCTGGTAGAACAGGGAGACAGTGTGTCAGAGCGTCCAAATCTCCCTATGGTGCTGGACATAACCCGTGGACGAG GTATATCTTTCAGTACCACATGGAAGCAACAGAGGCGTTTTGCACTTTCAACCCTAAAAATGTTTGGATTTGGCAAGAAGTCCCTTGAACCCATCATCCTGGATGAATTTACATATTGTGCAAAATACTTCAACAGCTATAAAG GGAAGCCATTCGATCCACACCTCCTACTAAGCAACACTGTCTCCAACGTCATCTGCTCCCTGGTTTTCGGTCATCGCTTTGAGTATGAGAATGAGAAGTTTCAGACGCTGATGAAGTGGTTTGGAGAAGGTATCGAGATTCAAACTTCCATTTGGGGCGAG CTTTATAACGCATTCCCTCTGCTGATGAGACGTTTGCCAGGGCCACATCAGAGATTTGTGCACATCTGGACTTCTGTAATGGAGTTTGTCAGAGCTGAGATGAAGAAGCACAAACAGAACTGGGATCCCTCAGACCTAAGAGACTACATTGACTGCTACTTGAATGAGATTCACACG AATAAGGGGCAAGCTAACAACACTTTTGATGAAGAAAACCTGATTACGTGTGTCTTGGATCTGTTTGGGGCTGGCTCTGAGACCACAGGCACCACCCTGCGCTGGGCTTTCCTCTACATGGCAAAGTACCCCGAGATCCAGG AAAAGGTCCAGGCTGAGATAGACAGAGTGATTGGACAGTCCAGACAGCCGTCCATGGACGATCGTGCAAACCTGCCCTACACTGATGCTGTTATACATGAGATCCAGAGGATTGGAAACATAGTTCCCCTCAGCCTGCCTCATATTACCACCAGGGGCTTGCACCTGAAAGGCTACACCATCCCAAAG GGAGTTACAATAATCCCCAATCTGACCTCGGTGCTGTTTGACAAGACTGAGTGGGAGACGCCCGACACCTTTAACCCAGGACACTTTCTGAACAAGGAGGGCAAGTTTGTGAAGCGAGCTGCTTTCATCCCGTTCTCTGCTG GTAAGAGGATGTGTCCCGGTGAGAACCTGGCCAAGATGGAGCTTTTCCTCTTCTTCACCTCCTTCATGCAGCACTTCACCTTCTCCATGCCTGCTGGAGTGAAGCCTGTAATGGACTATCGATCTGGTGTCACTCGGGCACCGCTTCAATATGAAATCTGCGCGACACCACGCTAA